A window from Polynucleobacter sp. MWH-UH25E encodes these proteins:
- a CDS encoding ABC transporter permease, with amino-acid sequence MITQIQNLLGVLRQDLRSKELRWLLAALVISVSALTSVSFLADRMHRAFEFDARQLLASDLLIVADQPIPQALIEHARQLGLETAQTTVFPSMASSNKQSKLASIKAVSPTYPLRGSLGIYPMGTESSKEALQKHGPSAGTVWVEPAILRNLQVQLGDELRLGDRQFQITGVLVKELDRGAGFMNFAPRVMMSLDDLPSTGLVGAGSRVTYRLLLAGSDNAIANYREWADQSIQAQNLRGIRIETLENAQPMMRKTLERAEQFLSLVALLTAMISAVAIALSARRYAVGQADVCATLKCFGATKRTILKKQWITMLSLGSLSAILGSIIGFLAQEMLIQVLSNLLVASLPSPSALPVLWSTAFTWVLLFAFAGSPLLSLSSVSPMRLIRKEFEFAGISTLWVFVLALASCATLIVLVARDWRLALWVGLSFIGALLIFSLCARISLWLISKISMRQFATRFAYTAMERRSGFAVMQISALGIAIMAILLIFLLRQDLLNAWRGNIPQNAPNRFMINVQEDQKVNLAKLIESSGAPKPDFYPMVRGRLVQVNGVDISPGSYSDENAKRLVDREFNLSYTDQLPAGNRILSGEWISGDQPQISIESGIAKTLKLKLGDQLTYEVAGETVIAPITSIRKLDWSSMRVNFFVIMPPALLRSMPQSWITSYYQAPNLDGLDFQINQAYPNVTTVDVSASLQQIQDVLNKLSTALGLLFIFTLMAAILVLMTAMAATQDERYRNAALLKAIGASQKMLKQIAITELFIIGAVAGLLAGISAGAAAWCLGRYVMDIEFNAFAQSITLGLALGVGATMLAGFRFQQRIQGATAVQCLREC; translated from the coding sequence TTGATTACTCAGATTCAGAATCTATTGGGCGTTTTGCGGCAAGACCTGCGCTCGAAAGAGCTCAGGTGGTTGCTTGCTGCTTTAGTGATTTCTGTAAGCGCTTTAACGAGCGTTAGTTTTCTAGCGGATCGCATGCATCGGGCGTTTGAGTTTGATGCCCGCCAACTTTTGGCATCTGATTTATTGATCGTAGCGGATCAACCCATTCCCCAGGCTCTGATTGAACATGCTCGGCAATTGGGCTTAGAGACTGCACAGACAACCGTCTTTCCAAGCATGGCCAGCAGTAACAAACAAAGTAAGTTGGCCTCCATTAAAGCAGTTAGCCCGACTTATCCCTTACGAGGATCTTTAGGCATCTATCCGATGGGTACCGAATCTTCCAAGGAAGCACTTCAAAAGCATGGGCCATCAGCTGGTACTGTTTGGGTTGAACCAGCCATACTCCGAAACTTACAAGTACAACTGGGAGATGAACTTCGTTTAGGGGATCGCCAATTTCAGATTACGGGTGTATTGGTTAAAGAGCTCGATCGAGGTGCTGGGTTTATGAATTTTGCGCCACGCGTCATGATGTCTTTAGATGATTTGCCATCAACTGGCTTGGTGGGAGCAGGAAGTCGAGTGACTTACCGCTTATTACTAGCGGGTTCTGACAATGCCATCGCCAACTATCGCGAATGGGCGGATCAATCGATACAGGCTCAAAATTTACGTGGCATTCGTATTGAGACACTCGAGAATGCGCAACCGATGATGCGTAAAACCCTTGAAAGGGCAGAGCAGTTCTTATCCTTGGTTGCCTTACTCACTGCCATGATTTCTGCGGTAGCAATCGCTTTATCCGCAAGACGCTATGCAGTTGGTCAAGCAGACGTATGCGCAACCTTGAAATGCTTTGGTGCCACCAAAAGAACCATTTTGAAAAAACAGTGGATTACGATGTTGTCCTTAGGTTCGTTGTCTGCAATCTTGGGATCCATCATCGGCTTTCTCGCACAAGAAATGCTGATACAAGTATTGAGCAATCTATTAGTCGCTTCATTACCAAGCCCATCTGCGCTTCCTGTTCTTTGGAGTACGGCATTCACCTGGGTCTTGCTCTTTGCTTTCGCGGGGTCACCATTGTTAAGTCTTTCCTCTGTATCGCCAATGCGTTTGATACGAAAAGAGTTTGAGTTTGCTGGTATCTCTACACTTTGGGTATTTGTGCTGGCTCTAGCCAGCTGCGCCACATTGATTGTGTTGGTAGCGCGTGATTGGAGGCTAGCGCTTTGGGTAGGGCTAAGCTTTATTGGAGCATTGTTAATTTTTTCTTTGTGCGCTCGTATTTCTCTGTGGCTTATTTCGAAAATCTCAATGCGTCAATTTGCTACGCGCTTCGCCTATACAGCGATGGAGCGACGTTCTGGCTTTGCTGTAATGCAGATAAGTGCACTAGGTATTGCCATCATGGCCATTCTGCTGATCTTCTTATTAAGACAAGACTTGCTAAATGCCTGGCGTGGCAATATTCCCCAAAATGCACCCAATCGTTTCATGATTAATGTGCAAGAGGATCAGAAGGTCAATCTAGCTAAGCTCATTGAATCCTCGGGTGCCCCTAAGCCTGACTTTTACCCCATGGTCAGGGGTCGCTTGGTTCAGGTCAATGGTGTTGATATTTCACCTGGCAGCTATTCGGATGAGAATGCAAAGCGTTTAGTTGATCGCGAATTTAATTTGTCCTATACAGATCAATTACCAGCAGGCAATCGCATCTTGTCGGGAGAATGGATTTCAGGTGATCAGCCACAAATTTCAATTGAATCAGGCATTGCTAAGACCTTAAAGCTAAAGCTTGGTGATCAATTGACTTATGAAGTTGCCGGTGAGACGGTGATTGCACCCATAACTTCCATTCGTAAATTGGATTGGAGTTCAATGCGTGTGAACTTCTTTGTCATCATGCCCCCAGCGTTGTTGCGATCGATGCCGCAATCATGGATCACTTCTTACTATCAGGCACCCAATTTGGATGGTTTAGATTTTCAGATTAACCAAGCCTATCCCAATGTCACTACGGTGGATGTCTCGGCATCTTTACAGCAGATTCAAGATGTGCTGAATAAGCTGTCCACGGCATTAGGTTTGTTGTTCATTTTTACGCTAATGGCAGCGATTCTGGTGTTAATGACCGCCATGGCTGCTACGCAAGATGAACGCTATCGCAATGCTGCTTTATTGAAGGCTATTGGGGCATCCCAAAAGATGCTCAAGCAGATTGCAATAACAGAGTTATTCATCATTGGAGCGGTTGCAGGCTTACTGGCTGGCATTTCTGCAGGAGCGGCTGCGTGGTGCTTAGGTCGTTATGTAATGGATATTGAATTTAACGCTTTTGCCCAATCTATTACTTTAGGTCTTGCCCTCGGTGTAGGCGCCACCATGTTGGCAGGATTTCGCTTTCAGCAGCGCATTCAAGGGGCTACAGCAGTGCAATGTCTGCGTGAGTGCTAA